The genomic region TCCAGCCGACGGCAGCCGGGTCCACGACGGCGGTGAACCCTCTGATCACGCCGGTCGCGCGCAGCCGGTCCACCCGACGCTTGACCGCTGGGGCGGAGAGTGACACCCGGGTGCCGATGTCGGCGTACGACGCACGAGCGTCGGCAACGAGCAACGCAATGATCCGCTGGTCTACGGCGTCTATCTGCAACGTTCCGCCTCTGGGAAGCAATGGTTGTGGCTGTTACCAAAGTTCTACGGTACCTACTCTTGGTGACCGTGGACCAGCAGCGATTCCCGCGAAAGCGGACATATCTCATGTGCTCGCCGGAGCATTTCGCGGTCGAGTACGCGATCAATCCGTGGATGGACGTGACCGCCCCTGTCGACCGGGACCTGGCCGTCAAGCAGTGGGACCGGCTGCGCGAGACGCTCATCGGCCTCGGTCACGAGGTGCACGTGCTGACGGCCGAACCGGGCCTGCCCGACATGGTGTACGCCGCCAACGGCGCCTTCATGGTGGACGGCAGCGTCTACGGCGCGCGGTTCAAGCACGAGCAGCGGGCCGCCGAGGCCGCCGCCCACCACGCCTTCTACGAGTCGCAGGGCTGCCGGTTCATCGCGCCGAGCGAGACCAACGAGGGCGAGGGTGACTTCGCGTACGTGCCGGAGGCGCATGGCGGGCTCATCCTGGCCGGGCACGGCTTCCGGACCGAGATCGCGGCGCACGCGGAGGCGCAGGAGGCGCTGGGCCGCCCTGTGGTGTCGCTGCGGTTGATCGACCCTCGCTTTTATCACCTGGACGTGGCGCTCGCCGCCATCGACGACTCGAACGTCGTGTACTTCCCCGGCGCGTTCTCGGCGGCCAGCCAGCGGGTCCTCACCCAGCTCTTCCCGGACGCGGTGGTCGCTGACGGCGAGGATGCGCTGGCCTTCGGGCTGAACCTGGTGAGCGACGGCGCGAATGTCGTCCTCAACAGCGAAGCCACCCGGCTGGCCGGCAAGCTCAAGGCCGCCGGCTACACACCGGTCCCGGTCGAGTTGGCCGAGTTGAAGAAGGGCGGCGGCAGCGTGAAGTGCTGCATCGCCGAACTGCGGCACTGACCGTTCACCGCCGCGTACGGCAGGGGCCGGCCTCCCGTGCGGGAGGCCGGCCCCTGATCGTGCTCCGACGGGCGTTCAGCCCAGGGTGGCCAGCTCGTTGATCAGCACGTTCGAGGTGGCTTGACCGTCGCGCTGCACCTCCCGCAGGTACCACTTCTGCTGGGGGGTGCGTGGCTGGTTGAACTGCCAGATCCCGCGCGGGCTGTCGATCTGACCGATACGACCCAGGGCCAGGTTGACCTGCTGAGGTGACGGTGACCCGCCGTTCAGCTGGATGGCCTGGTCGAGCACCTGCGCCGCGTCGTACGACGCCATGGCGTAGGTGGTGGGCGTGAGCTGGTGCTTCTTCCGGTAGGCCGAGGCGAAGACCCGGTTCGACGTGTTGTTGAGGTCGGCCGAGTAGTTCAGGGCGGTCTGGATGCCCAGGGCGTCCTGGCCTAGGCTCTCCAGCACGTTGCCCTCGGTGAGGAAGCCTGGCGCGTAGACGGGCCCGGAGAACTGGTCGCGCAGTTGCTTGATGAACTCCACGGCGGCCGCGCCCGAGAAGAAGCAGAAGACCGCCGTCGGCTTCTTGGCCAACGCCTTCTCGATGTCCGCCACGTAGGTGGTCTTGTTGGGGCTGGTGGTGGGGTTGGTGTTTGTCACCGGGTCGGCGATGCGCCCGTCGGTGGCGCCGAACTCCTGCCGGAAGCCGCGCACCACGTCGGGGCTGCCCACGTTCTCCGGGACGATGATCGCCAACCGGCCGTTCGCCGGCAGTTGGTCGCGCAGGTAGCGGCCCAGGGCCCGGCCGGCCTCGTCAAGCACGTACGACGTGCGCCAGATGTAGACGACGCTCTGGAGGCTGCTCGGCGAGGCGTTCGAGCCGATGAGCGGGACGCGGGCCTCCTCCACTGTGTCGCGGATGCCGACCATCACCGACGAGCTGACCACCCCGGTGAGCGCCAGCACGTTCTGCTTGAGAAGTTGGTCGACGGCGGCCTTGCCGCTTTTGGCGGTCTCACCTTCGTCGGCGATCAGCAACTCCACCGGGTGCCCGCCCAGACGTTGGTCGTGCAGGTCGAGGAAGAGCTGGAAGCCGTTGGTGATGTCGTCGCCGATGGACTTGACGCCGCCGGACTTGGGTACGATCAGACCGATCTTGATCGGGCTTCGGTTGGTGGTCGGCTGGCTGTCGGTGTCGGAGCCGCACCCGGCGGCGAATCCGGTGGTACCGAGCGCGGCCAACAGTTGGAGCGCCCGCCTGCGATTCATCTGCGACACCGAGTTCCTTCCAAGGAGCGTTTCAGGGCAGAACACGCCCCTCCGGCGTTCTACCTGCTCAACGACGCTGCGTCAATGGTTAATGATCATCGTGCAGTGAGCGCAATGCATCGAGGACCCGGGACCAAGCCGCAGACTCCGGGTCGATCAGCCCGAAATGCTCGCATCCGGGCAGCTCAATAAGGGAAATATCGGACCCTGCGGCACGTGCCGCTGTGACAAAGTCCCGGCTCATCGCCACCGGAACCTGAAGATCCACAGACCCATGTATCACTACTGTGCGTGTTCGCGTGGGCACCAGCAATCGCGGGTCAGTCGCCGCGTACCGGTCCGGAACCTCCGCCGGACCGCCGCCCAGCAGCGCGGTCACCGCACCCGAATCCAGATCCCACCGATACGCCTCGACCAGGTCGGCCACCGGGGCCAGCGCGAGCACCGCGCGCACCGTCGACGGCGCGGTCGCTGCCGCGTACAGCGCCAGGTGACCACCGGCGGAATGACCGACCACGATCGGGGCGCCAGCGTCCACACGGCCGGGCAGCGCCTCGGCGGCCAACTCCGGCAGCGCCGCGATCCCGGTCAGCGCGTCGGACAGCGTCCCCGGCCAACCGCCGCCCGGCTGACCGGTGCGCCGGTACTCCAGTTGGGCGACCGGATATCCGTCGGCGGCGAGCGCGGCGGCGAGCGGACCGGTGTGCCCCCTGTCGTACTCGGCCCGCCAGAAGCCGCCGTGCACCACGACGACCAGCGGCCGGGCCGGGCCATCCCCAGCCGGAAAGCGCAGGTCGGCCACCTGGTCCGGGTGATCGCCGTAGGCCACCGTCCGGTCCGGCGCGGGCGCGGGCCGGGTCAGCACGTCGCGTGGGTCGGCAGGCATGGCGCGACGGTAGCGCGTCATGCCCGGGTGGCGTGGCCCCGGGAGTTGGTCCCGGGCGGCATGGCTCGCGCGGGCTGGGTAAAGATGGACCCATGACCGAAGCGCACTCCGCTGGACAGAACGATGAGCCCGGCTCCGACGACTCCGGCCACTCCGGCACCGTGGTGGTGGTCGGCGCGGACGGGCGGCCGATCGGCACGGTGCAGACCGAGGAGGGGCAGGGTGAGGACCCGACCCGCCTGGTCGAACAGCCGGCCAAGGTGATGCGGATCGGCAGCATGATCAAGCAGTTGCTGGAGGAGGTCAAGGCGGCTCCCCTTGACGACGCCAGCAGGCACCGCATGCGGGAGATCCACGAGCGCTCGATCGTCGAGCTCAAGGAGGGCCTTGCCCCCGAGCTGCGCGACGAGCTGGAGCGGATCTCGCTGCCCTTCACGGAGGACAAGGCACCGAGCGAGGGCGAGCTGCGGATCGCGCACGCCCAGCTCGTCGGCTGGCTGGAGGGCCTGTTCCACGGCATCCAGGCGGCCCTTGTCGCCCAGCAGATGGCCGCCCGGGTGCAGCTGGAGCAGATGCGCGGCGGCCGGCAGGCGCTGCCCAGCGGCCCTGGCGGAGCCGGCGGGATGGTGCCCGGGATGCCAGGCATCGGTCAGCCGGCCGGCGGCGAGGGGCACAGCACCGGCCAGTACCTCTGATCGGCGCTCAGCCCACCCCGAAAATCTTCTCCAGGTACGCCGCCACGCCGTCCTCGGAGTTCGCCGACGTCACCTCGTCGGCGACCGCCAGGACGGCGCGGTGCGCGTTTGCCACCGCCACGCCGCGCCCGGCCCAGGTCAACATGGGTACGTCGTTGGGCATGTCACCGAAGGCAACGACGTCCGCCGCGGCAATGCCGAGCCGGTCGCAGTACCAGTCGAGCCCTGCCGCCTTTGTCACTCCGGCCGCGGAGATCTCCACCAGCCCGGACGACGACGAGTGCGTCGCCTCGGCGAGCCCCGCCACCGCCGTGGCGATCAGCGCGGCGAACGCGTCCGGGTCCTGCTCGCCGGCCCGGGCAAGCAGCTTCACCGCCGGCAGGGAGAGCAGCTCTTCCGGCGTCGCGATCGGCCGGATGCCGTCGACGTCGGCATCCCAGCGCAGCGGGTAGTGCGTCTCGTGACGCATCTCCCGGCTGTCCAGGATCTCCACGGCGAAGCTGATGCCGGGCACCTCGGCGCGTAGCCGTTCGGCCACCTCGGCGAGGTGCTGCGGAGCGAGCGGGTCGGCCCGCAGCACCTCGTCGCGTACCGGGTCGTAGACCACGGCGCCGTTTGCGCACACCGCCGGCAGCGGCTCGGCCAGCTGCTCGTACACCATTTTGAGCCAGCGGACCGGACGGCCGGTGACCAGAACGACCGGCGTGCCCTGCGCGACGAGCCGGGCGAGCACGCCAGCGGTGCGGGCGCTGACCGTGTGGTCGTCGCGGATCAGCGTGCCGTCAATGTCGGTGGCGACGAGTCGAGGGGTCTCTCCCATCACCGGGACAGTAGTCGGTCCAGGTAGACGGCCACCCCGTCGTCGTCGTTGCGCAGGGTCACCTCGTCGGCTATGGCGCGCACCATCGGGTGCGCGTTGGCAACGGCCACCCGGGACCAGCCGGCCCACTCGAACATCGGCAGGTCGTTGGGCATGTCACCGAAGACCAGCACGTCACCCGGGTCGACACCGAGGGTCTGTGCGACAGCCGTCAGCCCGGACGCCTTGTCCACGCCGGGCGGGCAGATCTCGATGAAGCCGAGCCCGGCCTGGGTGAGCGTGGCGATGTGCGGCGGGATGACCTGGCGGGCCACCGCCAGCAGCTCATCCACGTGGTGGTCGGCGGTGCGCGCGAACGCCTTGATCACGTCACCGGAGAGGCACTCCGCACGGCTGCGCGCCTCGAACCGGTCCTGGTAGGGCCAGCTCGCGTGGTAGTCACCCCACAGCGGGGCGTCGTGCTCATCGGACGCCTCGACCATGACGGTCAGCGGGCCGGCCGCCGCCTCCAGGTCGGCGAGCAACTGGGCGAGCACCTCGCCGGCCAGCCGCTCGTCGCGGAGCACCACCGGGCCGGTCGGGTCGCTCTGGTCGACGACCCGACCGCCACCGGCCATCACCAGGAAGTCGGCGGCCCGGATGTCGTTGCGGGTCAGTTCGGTCAATCGGGGGCCGCGTCCGGTGGCGGCCACTACCGGAATTCCGGCGGCCCGCACCCGGTCCAGCACCCCATGGGTGTACGCGGAGACGGTCTCGTCGCTGCGTACCAGCGTTCCGTCGAGGTCGGTGGCGATCAGCTTGGGTAGTCCCGGGCGGGTCATGGTTCCTCCTTCGCCCGCCGCCGTCGCAGCCTGCCGTGCGGTCCCGGATCGAACCCGGCGTGACGGCGGGCAGCAACCGTACCTCGCGTGAGCGGTCGCAACCACGGCTTCCAGGCGAATCGGTAACCAACGGGCGGCCTACCGTCGGTGTCGCCGAAACGGCAGGTCAGGCGGGTGCGCTCACTGACCCGTCGGGGCCAGGGGCGCGCAGCTCAGGCCGGAGGTTGGGGATGCGTGAACGGTGCCGCCGACGTGACGGTCAGGTCGGCCGGCGCGGGCAGGCCGTCCTCCGGGGTCGAGGTCCGGTCCCGGCGGCGGCGCCAACCGCGCTCCGGTGCCCCGTCGTCGGGGTGGTGGTCGGCAGTCGGCCCCGCCTGCACCTGCTCGGGGGCGCTCGGGGCCAGCCGCAGGGCCGCCCCGAGCAGCACGCAGGCGACGAACGCCATCACCAGACCGCGGCCGTACTCGACCCGGAAACCGTCCTGCGGTGCGTAGAAGTAGGTCCGCTGACCGCTGTCGTTCAGCGTCGCCGTCGCGGCGATCAGCAGCGCCAGCAGGGATCCGGCGAGGGCGAGCCCCATCAGCCGGGCGTTCTGCCGGACGGACGCAGTGCCCCGCAGCGCCAACGCGACGGTGCAGACCAGGCCGAGAAGACCCACCAGGTAGCCGACCCCGAAACCGCCAATGTCGGACACACCGGCCGGAACGTCGATGGTGCTGGTCCCGACCGGCCCGCTGTTGGGCAGGGTCATCACCAGCCACTCGCCGATCAGCGAAGCGACCCCGGCGACCCCGCCGAGCCCGGCGAGCAACAGGGGCAGCCGGGGATCGCGGGTGAAGCCGGTGAGCGACAAGCCGAAGCGTCGACGCTCGTTGGGCTCGTCGTCGCCACCCCACTCGATCACGCTCGGTCCGTCGGACGGGTCGCCCTGGCGGGGGATCGGCAGCTCATCGGACATCGGCCATCCTTCCGCCGGTCACGGGCCTGCGTCGAATCATGGCACAGAGCGAGTGGCTGGTCGCGTTGGCGAAGTCGCCCACGCCGAACCGCGATCAGGTGACAGGGATCGCAGGGCGGGCGTCGGTGCCGGTCGGTCGCTCGGCGGTCACCTTTCCGCTAGCGTTCTCCTCATGCCAATCCGTACCGCTTCCGCACAATGGCAGGGCAATCTCACCGAGGGTTCCGGCACGGTCCGCACCGGTAAGGGCGGCCTGTCCGGCAACTACTCCTTCAAGTCACGCTTCGAGGAGGGCGAGGGCACCAACCCCGAGGAGTTGATCGCCGCGGCGCACGCTGGCTGCTTCTCGATGGCGTTCTCGAAGGGCCTCGCCGACGCCGGCTCGACGCCCACCTCCGTCGAGACCACCGCCAAGGTCCACCTGGACAAGACCGACGCCGGGATGACCGTGACCCGGATCGACCTGGAGACCGTCGGCCAGGTGCCCGGGATCGACGAGGCGGAGTTCCAGAAGCTCGCCGAGGCCGCCAAGGCGAACTGCCCGATCTCCCGCCTGCTCTCGCCGGGTGCCGAGATCACCCTCACCGCTCGCCTGGCCTCCTGAGGCGACGGACCCCTACCCCGTACGTTCACGGAGGGAGCGGCCGCCCGACCGGGCGGCCGCTCCCTCCGCGAGCGCGCGGGCATCGCGCCTTCTCCGCCGGCCCTCGATCAGGTCCTGCGGCGTGACCGGGCCGATCGGCCGGACGTCGGGCACAATGGTGGCGTGCCGGTGGAGATGACCCGCGAGCGTTTCGAAGAGTTGGTCGGTGACGCCCTCGACGATGTGCCCGGGGAACTGCTCGGCCTCATGAACAACGTCGTGATCCTGGTCGAGGACGACCCGCCGCCCACCGAGCCCGACCTGCTCGGCCTCTACGAAGGGCACGCGCTCACCGACCGGGGCTGGGACTACGCCGGCGTGCTGCCGGACCGGATCTTCATCTACCGCCGCCCGATCCTGCGGATCTGCGACAGCGACGAGGACGTCGTCGACGAGGTGGCCGTCACGGTGGTCCACGAGATCGCCCACCACTTCGGCATCGACGACGCACGACTGCACGCGCTGGGCTGGGGCTGACCCCGCCCCACCTCCCGGCAGCGGCACGCCGCTCGGCTGATGGTCCGTGCTTGCTGGAGTCGCCTACCGTCGGTGCAGCAACCGCGACCTTTCAGGAGGCACCTTTCATGCGCAGCGAGCTGTTCTCCGCCGAGAACCTCGAGAAGGAGTCCGCGCAGCCCGGCATGCGGCTGCAGAACTCCAAGATGTTGAAGATCGAGCTCAACGGTGAGGCGATGGCCCGGGTCGGGTCCATGGTCGCCTACCAGGGAAACGTGCAGTTCCAGGCGTTGGGCTCGGGCGGGCTCGGCAAGTTCCTCAAGCAGAAGCTCACCGGCGAGGGCGTACCGCTGATGAAGGTCACCGGCCAGGGTGACGTCTTCCTTGCCGAGTTGGCCAAGGACGTGCACATCATCGACCTGGAGCCGGGCGACGCGCTCTCCATCAACGGCTCCAGCGTGCTCGCCTTCGACTCGACCCTCCAGTACGACATCAGGATGGTCGGTGGCGCCGGCATGACCTCCTCGTCGGGCCTGTTCAACTGCGTCTTCAGCGGCTACGGCCGGATCGCCATCACCACCAAGGGCACCCCTGTGGTGCTCAACGTGGACGCCCCGACGTACGTCGACCCGCAGGCCGCGGTCTGCTGGTCGGCTAACCTCCAGACCGGCTACCACCGCGCCGAGCAGCTCGGTCTCGGCACACTGCTGGGCCGGCGCACCGGTGAGGCGTACACGATGAGCTTCGCCGGGCACGGCTTCGTCGTGGTGCAGCCGTCCGAGGAACCGCCGGTCAGGGGCAGCGGCGAGCAGCAGCAGGAGGGCGGCCTGCTCGGCGGCCTGCTGAGCTGACCCGTTCGGTTGGCTGGGCGGGCGCGTCAGTCGTGCGGGGTCGCCCAGCCCGGCCCACCAGCCGGCCCAGCCGGGGTCAGGTCAGCTCTCCGGTGCGCAGTCGGGCCAGCCAGGCCGCCGCGTCGGCGTAGTCGACGTCGGAGAGACCGGCCGGCGCCGGTACGGGTCGTTCGCCGGCTGTCTCGGCCCAGCGGTGCCGGGGATAGGAGCCAAGGAAGCGGACGTCGGCGCAGACCCGGTGCAGCCCCTGCAACGCCTCGCCCAGCCGTACGTCGGCCACGTGCCCTGTGCAGTCCAGGAAGAAGACGTACCGGCCCAGGGCCTCGCCGGTCGGCCGGGACTCGATGCGGGTCATGTTGACCCCACGGACGGCCAACTCCATCAGCACGATCAGCAGCGCACCGACCCGGTCGTGGGCGATGTAGACCGCGAGCGAGGTGAGGTCGTCACCGGTCGGCGGCGGGGGTGGGCCTGGGCGGGAGGCCAGCACGAACCGGGTCACCGCGTCGGGGTGGTCGGCGATCTTGTCGGCGAGCAGCGCGAGCCGATGCCGGGCCGCCCCGATCGGCGCGCAGATCGCCGCGTCGAACTCACCCGAGCCGGCGCCTGCGGCGGCCGCGCCGTTGGAGAGCACGTCGACCACCACCGCGTCGGGCAGGTGGTCGCGCAGCCAGCCCCGACACTGGGTGGACGCCTGCGGGTGCGCCGCGATCGTGCGGATCGACGGCAGCGACGTCCCCGCCCGTGCGGCGAGCACGAACTCCACAGGCAGGATCACCTCGCGTGTGATCACCAGCGGGTCGCCCTCGATCATCTCGTCGAAGGTGATGCCGACCGCCCCGCCAATCGAATTCTCCAGCGGCACCAGCGCGGCATCGGCGTCCCCCGCCCGGACGCTGTCCAGCGCCTCCCCGACACTGCGGGCGGGCGTACGGCTGCCGTGTTCGGCGGCGGGAATCGTGCGCAGGGCCTGTTCGGCGAAGGTGCCCTCCGGGCCGAGGTAGACGAAGCGCGTGGGCGGTGTTCCGGGCATGCCGACCAGCCTACGCACCCGATCCGGGCGGTGTGCCGGCGTCGCAGGCGAGGGTGCGGATCCCGACCGGCCCGGTGGCCCGGACCTCGGCGGTGCACACGTCGGTGCCGGCGGTGACCAGCTCGGGGGCGGTGGGTCGGCCCCGGGTGACGACCTGGAGCTCCTCGTGCCCGGTCACGGTGACCACGGTGTACTGCCAGTCGGCGGCGCAGAGCGGCCCGCTGCGGACCTTTACCTGCACGTTGTTCGGGAGGACTCCCGTCCGGCCGCGCAGCAGCCGGAGAACCTGGTGACCGGTGGGCCCGTTCCGGCAGGCG from Micromonospora profundi harbors:
- the ddaH gene encoding dimethylargininase — translated: MVTVDQQRFPRKRTYLMCSPEHFAVEYAINPWMDVTAPVDRDLAVKQWDRLRETLIGLGHEVHVLTAEPGLPDMVYAANGAFMVDGSVYGARFKHEQRAAEAAAHHAFYESQGCRFIAPSETNEGEGDFAYVPEAHGGLILAGHGFRTEIAAHAEAQEALGRPVVSLRLIDPRFYHLDVALAAIDDSNVVYFPGAFSAASQRVLTQLFPDAVVADGEDALAFGLNLVSDGANVVLNSEATRLAGKLKAAGYTPVPVELAELKKGGGSVKCCIAELRH
- a CDS encoding bacterial proteasome activator family protein, which translates into the protein MTEAHSAGQNDEPGSDDSGHSGTVVVVGADGRPIGTVQTEEGQGEDPTRLVEQPAKVMRIGSMIKQLLEEVKAAPLDDASRHRMREIHERSIVELKEGLAPELRDELERISLPFTEDKAPSEGELRIAHAQLVGWLEGLFHGIQAALVAQQMAARVQLEQMRGGRQALPSGPGGAGGMVPGMPGIGQPAGGEGHSTGQYL
- a CDS encoding ABC transporter substrate-binding protein: MSQMNRRRALQLLAALGTTGFAAGCGSDTDSQPTTNRSPIKIGLIVPKSGGVKSIGDDITNGFQLFLDLHDQRLGGHPVELLIADEGETAKSGKAAVDQLLKQNVLALTGVVSSSVMVGIRDTVEEARVPLIGSNASPSSLQSVVYIWRTSYVLDEAGRALGRYLRDQLPANGRLAIIVPENVGSPDVVRGFRQEFGATDGRIADPVTNTNPTTSPNKTTYVADIEKALAKKPTAVFCFFSGAAAVEFIKQLRDQFSGPVYAPGFLTEGNVLESLGQDALGIQTALNYSADLNNTSNRVFASAYRKKHQLTPTTYAMASYDAAQVLDQAIQLNGGSPSPQQVNLALGRIGQIDSPRGIWQFNQPRTPQQKWYLREVQRDGQATSNVLINELATLG
- the pheA gene encoding prephenate dehydratase — translated: MPGTPPTRFVYLGPEGTFAEQALRTIPAAEHGSRTPARSVGEALDSVRAGDADAALVPLENSIGGAVGITFDEMIEGDPLVITREVILPVEFVLAARAGTSLPSIRTIAAHPQASTQCRGWLRDHLPDAVVVDVLSNGAAAAGAGSGEFDAAICAPIGAARHRLALLADKIADHPDAVTRFVLASRPGPPPPPTGDDLTSLAVYIAHDRVGALLIVLMELAVRGVNMTRIESRPTGEALGRYVFFLDCTGHVADVRLGEALQGLHRVCADVRFLGSYPRHRWAETAGERPVPAPAGLSDVDYADAAAWLARLRTGELT
- a CDS encoding AIM24 family protein is translated as MRSELFSAENLEKESAQPGMRLQNSKMLKIELNGEAMARVGSMVAYQGNVQFQALGSGGLGKFLKQKLTGEGVPLMKVTGQGDVFLAELAKDVHIIDLEPGDALSINGSSVLAFDSTLQYDIRMVGGAGMTSSSGLFNCVFSGYGRIAITTKGTPVVLNVDAPTYVDPQAAVCWSANLQTGYHRAEQLGLGTLLGRRTGEAYTMSFAGHGFVVVQPSEEPPVRGSGEQQQEGGLLGGLLS
- a CDS encoding metallopeptidase family protein, giving the protein MEMTRERFEELVGDALDDVPGELLGLMNNVVILVEDDPPPTEPDLLGLYEGHALTDRGWDYAGVLPDRIFIYRRPILRICDSDEDVVDEVAVTVVHEIAHHFGIDDARLHALGWG
- a CDS encoding HAD family hydrolase, whose amino-acid sequence is MGETPRLVATDIDGTLIRDDHTVSARTAGVLARLVAQGTPVVLVTGRPVRWLKMVYEQLAEPLPAVCANGAVVYDPVRDEVLRADPLAPQHLAEVAERLRAEVPGISFAVEILDSREMRHETHYPLRWDADVDGIRPIATPEELLSLPAVKLLARAGEQDPDAFAALIATAVAGLAEATHSSSSGLVEISAAGVTKAAGLDWYCDRLGIAAADVVAFGDMPNDVPMLTWAGRGVAVANAHRAVLAVADEVTSANSEDGVAAYLEKIFGVG
- a CDS encoding alpha/beta hydrolase family protein; this encodes MPADPRDVLTRPAPAPDRTVAYGDHPDQVADLRFPAGDGPARPLVVVVHGGFWRAEYDRGHTGPLAAALAADGYPVAQLEYRRTGQPGGGWPGTLSDALTGIAALPELAAEALPGRVDAGAPIVVGHSAGGHLALYAAATAPSTVRAVLALAPVADLVEAYRWDLDSGAVTALLGGGPAEVPDRYAATDPRLLVPTRTRTVVIHGSVDLQVPVAMSRDFVTAARAAGSDISLIELPGCEHFGLIDPESAAWSRVLDALRSLHDDH
- a CDS encoding OsmC family protein translates to MPIRTASAQWQGNLTEGSGTVRTGKGGLSGNYSFKSRFEEGEGTNPEELIAAAHAGCFSMAFSKGLADAGSTPTSVETTAKVHLDKTDAGMTVTRIDLETVGQVPGIDEAEFQKLAEAAKANCPISRLLSPGAEITLTARLAS
- a CDS encoding HAD family hydrolase, producing the protein MTRPGLPKLIATDLDGTLVRSDETVSAYTHGVLDRVRAAGIPVVAATGRGPRLTELTRNDIRAADFLVMAGGGRVVDQSDPTGPVVLRDERLAGEVLAQLLADLEAAAGPLTVMVEASDEHDAPLWGDYHASWPYQDRFEARSRAECLSGDVIKAFARTADHHVDELLAVARQVIPPHIATLTQAGLGFIEICPPGVDKASGLTAVAQTLGVDPGDVLVFGDMPNDLPMFEWAGWSRVAVANAHPMVRAIADEVTLRNDDDGVAVYLDRLLSR